In Solenopsis invicta isolate M01_SB chromosome 9, UNIL_Sinv_3.0, whole genome shotgun sequence, the sequence tcccTAATCTATCATTATTTAACCCCAGAGTGCAACTGTGaatgacttttaatttaagagTACATCTGTTATTAAACTTTCGATAACTTATGGtagatttaacatataaaacatttatattaaaatagagtAAATTAAGTGAGTTAATCTGACTTAATtaacactattttaaaaatatgcataaacatatttaaatgaaaaaaattcttaatattgtaattaaatttttatgtagacaagtattaatgtaagaaaaatatgagtcGTACTTTAGAGTTAAAAGAAAATTCACATAACATACTAAAAGTTAGTTAATTAACTATTGATTTACTTAAATATCTagtttattatcaattatatctAAAGTGCTACTATGGATTTTCATTCAAGTGCagatatttgttattaaatttgggtagtttaatatagatttagcatttaataaaacttacattaaaatagtgtCAGTTAGGTTAGTTAATCCAACATCttgcaatatattaaaaatatttaaaaatttttaatttttgtgaatgaacttttattaactaaaaaagtatcaatgtaaaaaaaaaataaaataaatgagcaACACTCAAATGAGCAACACTCCAGAATTAAAGAATTCACACCGAGAGttggtaaaataatattattgatttacTTAAATCCCtagtctatttttaattaagtaacgCCCAATGCAAATAATGCAACACCTCAATTTCATATGATCAATTCTCGATCAGAAATGACCCTGTATAGGAAACTGTCGTTTCCTGTTACCGCAACGACGCAGTCACTTACAATCCGTTTCTTATCTGACAATGAATATGCGGAGCGCGTTCGCGAAGGACAAAGATGCGTTTGCGTAGAATGACGCAAGTACACGAGCCCTTGATTCATCGCGGCGTCCAGTTGGGAGACACAAAGGAGTAACGTCGTAGGAACAGCTAACCCGAGCCCTAACCTCACCTGGGGTGGAGGAATTCCCCCGGGGAGTGTGTAAACCGCTCTCTTCAGCCGGCGTCGAGCCGCGTCGTGTGTTACATAAGTGAACCCGATTCCCGCCCGCGATTACATGTTTTTCACTGACGTCGCAAGGCCGCGACGGCGTCGGCGGAAgaagacgacaacgacgacgcgCCACACGATAACAAAGAAGAATCTTACACCGCACCGTGTACGAAGAGACTCCTGCTGCCTCATACACGTCTTTCTTTCTCGCCGCGCCGTTAGTGCTGTCATCGTCCATCAGGCGGCGCAATCAGCGCGCCCGTTTGCGATCAGCTGATCGCCCTGCGCACGTGCGCCACAGTGCGCCATAGCTTTCTCTGCACTTTAAacgtaaatatatgtatctGTATGTATCTAATAAACATACAGATTTCGAAAGCAAGTTACATCGATAGATCTGTATTCGGGCTTTTGTTATCAGTGGCTCATCGCAGATAAGAACAGCGGATTCTATATTCTCTTAATGAAGCCACCCCTGCACCATCCTGCCTTCTTCTTTCTTGTAAATAGATGTATGTATAGTCTCGTTTTATTGTGATactaaacattaaattttaaaaatctgtttttttttattgcatgtcTATAAGTTTCTTTagccttttttttatctttttgaaatgctggaatgtaatttattttgcagaaaCAAAACGCGGTGATTACAAGAAATGTTTCATTGATTGGATTTAACCTCCTGAAGCATATTTGAGTTTTGCATTGGTGAACGAAGAAACAATCGTTTTGCAGCTtctttcaacttaaaactaTCTAGCATTACTGTAATCATGTCAACGACATTGGCATTACCACAGAAAAAGTATTATAGGCAACGCGCACATTCGAATCCTATAGCCGATCACTGCATCGAGTAGtaagtaacttttaatttttataaaattataaaaaaagttctcGTCTACTGTCTGTTATTTTCACATTGTAGTCCGACAAAACCTGAATTAATGGATTGGAGTACCTTATATCCACAGCACTTTCAGAGTAACACTAAGCAAACGCCAGAAGTACAGAAACATGTGGAATTTGCTGACATTGGTTGCGGTTATGGAGGATTACTGGGTAATCTGTCTTTTTTTTCTAgacgttattgaaaaatcaaaataatcaaCGAATTAATCCTCAGTTACTCTGTCCTCGATGTTCCCTGACAATCTGATACTTGGCATGGAAATCAGAGTAAAAGTATCAGACTACGTTATGGATCGCATTGCCGCTCTACGGTCGCAAAATCCTGGTCGATACCAAAACATTGCCTGCCTGAGAACAAACGCCATGAAATATCtaccaaattatttttacaaaggaCAGGTAAATGGAAAGTTTCAATTGTCTGTTATAAAAGAGTATAAAATAGTCTCAGTGCataattaatttgcatatttaatttgtatagcTAAAGAAGATGTTTTTCCTGTATCCAGATCCACATTTCAAAAAGTCGAAGCATAAATGGAGGATAATTAACAAGTCTCTGTTAGCGGAATACGCTTATGTTCTAGCCGAAGGAGTAAATATcccttaatttattatattaaggaCCATTTCATTATTGTAGCTTACTTTTAAAAGCTTAATTTGTTTTcctagttctaaaaattaaaaaaaaaaataaaaagtaagagtCAAACCGAGTTTAAAGTTAAgctacattggtgaaaatggacCTAAAGAGGTTTTACTTTGTTGATTacagaaaacatttttcttatagAAAAGTATTGAATCAAttaagatataacttttatagaaatatttgatttttgtagattattatggtatttttttttagaggaGTGTGAATAGTTCAAATTGAATCGAACATAGACTAAGGTCTATGATCAAAATCGACCGCGCGTACACGGATGTCAACTTTAAATCGTTCTTAATCGTTTTCATGCGACCGATTCGTTCGTCTCGTCGCACTGTACCCACGATCATTTACGTGAACGCAATGGGGACGAGGTGCGAATACCGAATAcaagtacaaattgactcaccgatCGTCACTAGTTGTACTGTCCAGCTCGGTCTCGGCCACAGCTGTCGAACATTCGAGATCCAAGACCCTTCTCACAACGATTCATCTTGATTCGCACTTGGCTCTTTGTTTTTGGCACTCTCGAAATACTTCTGATACACGCGTGTGAAACTCgggaggcaacggagaagatgcaAAACACGATTAAACGTGACACGACTTCGCATCATGCATCGTATCCGACTGACGACGGACGTTGACACGAACACCCGATATTTCACTTCACTTTCGACACTCCACGACACTCTAAAAATACTCGCTCGCATCAAAAACTcatacgggacgacgaggatgcgagttgaatgCGTAGAGATATCGCGCCATCCTGCTTGACCGACTGAGACCGACCATCGTCGCCCGGTCGCCATACTGCGTAGCGGTGTGGGCCGCGCCTGCGCCGTCTACGCCGCTAGTACGCAGTACTTCGCGACAGTCGACCAGTCAGATCGGAAGGCGGGACGGCGACGTGTCgtggcgcatttcaactcgcatcctcgtcgtcccgtacgagtttttgatgcGAGTGAGTGTTTCGAGAATGTCGTGGAGTGTCGAAAGTGAAGTGAAATGCAACGAAGCTATACGCAGTTTGACGTGACAGCTAAGAGCCGAATGATTCCGAACAATTCCGAATCAAACCGATGTGCTGGTAATTCTCCTTTACCACTTATCTTATAATTAGTGCCCCCTTGTCCTATCTAACGGTATAAGCTCCGTCTACCTTAGTCTATGGAATCGAATCATAATGAGTTTGATTCAATTCGTTTTTGAGTTTGAAAGGtttgaattcaaaaattttgaatcattTATGATTCAAATCGATCATCTATTTTGattgctttatttatattttccgcAAAACTAGTTTTGTATTACCAATTTTGATATCTGATTGTTTGTCGATTCTTAAAGTTCTTCTAAATTGTTTCTAAATcgtatattcaaaaatttgtgtacaCGAGTAGAATTTCTTAAACTTATGTGGCTcgagattttttaaaactgcaaATATCCGTGATCTGTCTAGTTTTAAgagatatgaaatatttgagtgggatatgaaatatttatttcaacaaagcaaaatatctttttaattctaggaattaatattttttacaatacaaataatcctAATATGACCGAgaaatgtaataacaaaataaaataacgaataCCGCAATACTGgtcgaaagcagttcttagtgctcaataattttttctaggtaaattgataaatatttacaagattctGTTAAACTGCGCGTCGCAAATTTGCTGAACTTAAAATACagctttttaagaaaaatctcgaATGTAATATCAccaattgctaattaatttaattattttttttatttttatacgtatcTCTACTATCCCCTTTAAACTcggattatttgtattatatatacgcgTCGActgtaaaaatcaataattgcaATAACATCAATTATTGTGGTAAATATTATCAAGTGCCTTAATGGTCAAAATA encodes:
- the LOC105200314 gene encoding tRNA (guanine-N(7)-)-methyltransferase produces the protein MSTTLALPQKKYYRQRAHSNPIADHCIEYPTKPELMDWSTLYPQHFQSNTKQTPEVQKHVEFADIGCGYGGLLVTLSSMFPDNLILGMEIRVKVSDYVMDRIAALRSQNPGRYQNIACLRTNAMKYLPNYFYKGQLKKMFFLYPDPHFKKSKHKWRIINKSLLAEYAYVLAEGAIVYTVTDVEDLHKWIIQHFQEHPLFEEVAKQDLAADPVVEKLYESTEEGKKVTRNKGNKFLAVFRRIADPCIATNS